The DNA segment CATTGGATCGGTGGTCATTTCGCAGGGAAAAGTAATCGTCGGGAATCCTAAGGGACGAAACTTTTTCATCAAAGCTGCCCGCCGCATGATGATCTGGTCTTCCAGCAATTTTTTGGGCGTGCGCGCTCCGGAATCCAGGACCAAATCCTTCAACCCGGCAGCGGTCAATTTTGTGGTCAGCTCCGCCAGTTCGTCCAGGCTGTTACCTTTCACCGCCAGGGGAGCGGAAATTTCCTTCGCCAGGCCTGCCATCGCATCGGCATTCGCTTTGGTGGCAGCATACAGCAAAGGCTTGCGGTCGGCGCAGGCTTTGGCACCCGCGCTCAGGACCTTGGGGTCTTCGCTCATCAGCACCATCCCTTTGCCGTCCAGCTTTTCTTTCACTTTTTTCACCAAGGTTTCAAATTGGGCCGGGTCTCCCGACTCTCCCTTGACGGCCACAAGGTCCGCCTGAAGGATGAGGCCGACGCGCTCGAATTTCAGTTCATTCAATTTCTTCAAGCGTTTATCCACTTCGGCCTCGTTCATCTTGTCGGTAACGAGAACGGCAATTCCCGTAGGGTTGACGAAACGCTTTTCATGGCGGAACATTACCGTCTCGCCCCCGATCTTCAGGGCTTTATCCCCCGTGCCAATGACCACAGGACGAATGGGAGGGGCGGAAGCTTCTTCCAATGCCGCCTTGGCCTCCTCGGACACATAGGGGCACGCGGACAGCTCCGCTTGCCCAGCGGCCAATTTCATAGCAAAAGCCA comes from the Deltaproteobacteria bacterium genome and includes:
- the acsC gene encoding acetyl-CoA decarbonylase/synthase complex subunit gamma, with the translated sequence MALTGIEIFKKLPKTNCGECGVPTCLAFAMKLAAGQAELSACPYVSEEAKAALEEASAPPIRPVVIGTGDKALKIGGETVMFRHEKRFVNPTGIAVLVTDKMNEAEVDKRLKKLNELKFERVGLILQADLVAVKGESGDPAQFETLVKKVKEKLDGKGMVLMSEDPKVLSAGAKACADRKPLLYAATKANADAMAGLAKEISAPLAVKGNSLDELAELTTKLTAAGLKDLVLDSGARTPKKLLEDQIIMRRAALMKKFRPLGFPTITFPCEMTTDPMKETLLASMLVAKYGGIVVLSDLEGHSLFPLLLERMNIYTDPQRPMATTEGIYEIGGPGENSPVLITSNFSLTYFIVSGEIEGSRIPSWLLVKDTEGLSVMTAWAAGKFGADVIAPFVKKCGIADKVKHRKLIIPGYAAVISGELEEELPDWQVLIGPREAGHISAYIRMWKPE